A DNA window from Methanobacteriaceae archaeon contains the following coding sequences:
- the cbiQ gene encoding cobalt ECF transporter T component CbiQ has protein sequence MKFDIDYIAHNNKLTDVNAYFKVITSIVLMIVVLILNNLVLDAVVFIAMSTAILAIARVSIKDYIKFLTIPMAFAVLTCIFLIFFFGNGEVIYNTGIFGIVVTKSSFDLGIKTFGRCFACFTCLGFLTLTTPIADILNCLRNIKVPIVLIDIALLMYNIIFIFLDQISVMRNAQQTRLGYINSKSTYKSLGMLFSNLFFKSLDKSETLQHSLDSRGYSGYLPVYKSKGDFDVKGAKY, from the coding sequence TTGAAATTTGATATTGATTATATTGCACACAACAACAAATTAACAGATGTTAATGCTTATTTTAAGGTTATTACATCAATAGTTCTTATGATTGTAGTATTGATATTGAATAACTTGGTTTTAGATGCAGTAGTATTTATTGCAATGTCAACAGCAATTTTAGCAATTGCAAGAGTCTCTATTAAAGATTATATTAAATTTTTAACAATACCAATGGCATTTGCAGTTTTAACATGTATTTTTTTAATATTCTTTTTTGGAAATGGTGAAGTAATTTATAACACAGGTATTTTCGGTATTGTTGTAACAAAATCTTCATTTGATTTGGGTATTAAAACATTCGGACGCTGCTTTGCATGTTTTACCTGTTTAGGATTTTTAACACTAACTACTCCTATTGCAGATATCTTAAACTGTTTGAGAAATATTAAAGTCCCTATTGTTCTAATTGATATTGCTCTTTTAATGTATAATATAATTTTTATATTCTTAGATCAAATATCTGTAATGAGAAATGCTCAACAAACAAGGTTAGGTTATATAAACTCTAAAAGCACATATAAATCATTAGGAATGTTATTTAGTAATTTATTTTTCAAATCTCTTGACAAAAGTGAAACATTACAACACTCCCTTGATTCAAGAGGTTACAGTGGATATTTACCGGTTTATAAATCTAAAGGTGATTTCGATGTTAAAGGCGCAAAATATTAG